A part of Mycolicibacterium sp. TUM20985 genomic DNA contains:
- a CDS encoding aromatic ring-hydroxylating oxygenase subunit alpha → MFKQYEPAPVPPDDLAASLAPFGSSRMLPREAYVDPAVFAWEQRNIFSGWTCVGHASDMAGVGSQRAIGSGANGMLLVHGDDGVIRAFANVCRHRGHELLECGTSAKRRGIVCPYHSWSYRLDGGLRHAPGFSDDAGFDPGQFGLTELRLITWHGWLFADASGEDVEFAEHVAGLEDIVSPYRPEELVIVDRHSYELATNWKVIAENYQECYHCSTIHPELSKISPPDTGANLEFEGSWMGGWMSMIEGAETMSFTGKSGGVAIRGLSERELRTVMYLVGFPNLLVSLHPDYVMTHVMTPLAADRTHVECAWAFPKDVAAQPDFDPSYAVDFWDLTNRQDWAACESVQRGLSSPHARPGPMAPDEDGVHQFVTRVAKAYQGRP, encoded by the coding sequence ATGTTCAAACAGTACGAGCCGGCACCCGTCCCCCCCGACGATCTGGCCGCCAGCCTGGCGCCGTTCGGGTCCTCGCGCATGCTGCCGCGCGAGGCCTACGTCGACCCGGCCGTATTCGCCTGGGAACAGCGCAACATCTTCTCGGGATGGACGTGCGTCGGCCACGCCAGTGACATGGCGGGGGTGGGCTCTCAGCGTGCCATCGGATCCGGCGCCAACGGAATGCTCTTGGTGCACGGCGATGACGGCGTCATCCGCGCCTTCGCCAACGTGTGCCGGCACCGCGGCCACGAACTCCTCGAGTGCGGCACGTCGGCAAAGCGGCGCGGCATCGTCTGCCCGTATCACTCGTGGTCCTACCGACTCGACGGCGGTCTGCGCCACGCACCGGGATTCAGCGATGACGCCGGTTTCGACCCCGGGCAGTTCGGCCTGACCGAGCTGCGCCTAATCACCTGGCACGGCTGGTTGTTTGCAGACGCCAGCGGCGAGGACGTCGAATTCGCCGAGCACGTCGCGGGTCTCGAGGACATCGTGAGCCCATACCGGCCCGAGGAACTGGTGATCGTCGACCGGCACTCCTACGAGCTGGCAACCAACTGGAAGGTGATCGCCGAGAACTATCAGGAGTGCTACCACTGTTCGACCATCCACCCCGAGCTGTCCAAGATCAGCCCACCGGACACCGGGGCCAACCTCGAGTTCGAGGGATCGTGGATGGGCGGGTGGATGTCGATGATCGAAGGCGCCGAGACCATGTCGTTCACGGGCAAGAGCGGCGGCGTGGCGATCCGCGGACTCTCCGAGCGCGAACTTCGCACCGTGATGTACCTCGTCGGGTTCCCCAACCTGCTCGTCAGCCTGCATCCCGATTACGTCATGACCCACGTGATGACACCGCTGGCCGCCGACCGCACTCACGTCGAGTGCGCGTGGGCCTTCCCGAAGGACGTTGCGGCGCAGCCGGATTTCGACCCGTCCTATGCCGTCGACTTCTGGGATCTGACCAACCGGCAGGACTGGGCGGCGTGCGAATCGGTACAGCGCGGCCTGAGTTCACCGCATGCACGGCCGGGCCCGATGGCTCCCGACGAGGACGGCGTCCATCAATTCGTCACGCGGGTCGCCAAGGCATATCAGGGTCGGCCATGA
- a CDS encoding M28 family peptidase, whose protein sequence is MRAVWALAGVLLVAACSSAPAPPPPPAADPARELAAKVTADGMYGQLENLADIAAANGNSRADGTPGFAASVDYVAKALRDNGFDVQTPEFERLAMASPGRPTLVVSGRSLPVDQASLLVTTAPGGLSAVTLRPQRASGCSVGDYGSVNVRGAIAIVDDEGCSVVDKQNVAVGKGAVGLLVVSDPGQGGSPAGLFTPGYYRQLTTPVAVIDAVADAQLRRTSAPVRLTLDAKGAVVTSRSVLAQTKTGDPHNVVVAGANLDSAVSSPGLNEDGSGVAAVLETAVQLGSSPDVTNAVRFAFWGSHETGLQGSTNYVASLGRGGLDDVALYLDFEALGSTNAGYFTYDGDQSGQANPDVPAARVPAGAAGVERTLAGYLNLAGVRPADQPLGLASDYSAFLRAGVPIGGITAGGSQRKSATQARLWGGRAGVPFDPNYQSPRDTIANVDRATLSITGPAVAFAVGTYAHSTEGPNGVPARG, encoded by the coding sequence GTGAGAGCGGTGTGGGCGCTGGCCGGCGTATTGCTGGTCGCCGCCTGCTCGTCGGCCCCCGCGCCGCCGCCGCCACCCGCCGCGGATCCCGCTCGCGAGCTGGCAGCGAAGGTGACCGCCGACGGTATGTACGGGCAGCTGGAGAACTTGGCGGACATCGCCGCCGCCAACGGGAACAGCAGGGCCGACGGCACCCCCGGCTTCGCCGCCAGCGTGGACTACGTCGCCAAGGCGTTGCGGGACAACGGCTTCGACGTCCAGACGCCGGAATTCGAGCGGCTCGCCATGGCGTCACCAGGGCGGCCCACCCTCGTCGTGTCGGGTCGGAGCCTTCCCGTCGATCAGGCCTCGCTGCTGGTGACCACAGCGCCGGGCGGGCTCAGCGCCGTCACCCTGCGGCCGCAGCGCGCGTCCGGTTGCAGTGTGGGCGACTACGGGTCGGTCAACGTGCGCGGGGCGATCGCCATCGTCGACGACGAGGGTTGTTCCGTCGTCGACAAGCAGAACGTGGCCGTCGGAAAGGGTGCGGTGGGGCTGCTGGTCGTGAGCGATCCCGGACAAGGCGGCAGCCCGGCGGGCCTGTTCACGCCGGGGTACTACCGGCAGCTCACCACGCCGGTCGCCGTGATCGATGCGGTCGCCGATGCGCAGCTGCGCCGCACGTCGGCGCCGGTCCGACTGACCCTGGATGCCAAGGGCGCGGTCGTGACGTCGCGCAGCGTGCTGGCGCAAACCAAGACGGGCGATCCGCACAACGTGGTGGTCGCAGGGGCGAACCTCGATTCCGCGGTGAGCAGCCCGGGCCTCAACGAGGACGGCTCGGGCGTCGCAGCGGTCCTGGAAACCGCTGTGCAACTGGGTAGTTCGCCGGACGTCACCAACGCGGTGCGGTTCGCCTTCTGGGGATCCCACGAGACCGGTCTACAAGGATCGACGAACTACGTGGCGAGCCTGGGCCGCGGCGGGCTCGACGACGTCGCCCTCTATCTGGACTTCGAGGCGCTGGGCTCGACGAACGCGGGCTACTTCACCTACGACGGCGACCAGTCCGGTCAAGCCAACCCCGACGTTCCCGCCGCGAGGGTGCCCGCCGGGGCGGCGGGTGTGGAGCGGACGCTGGCCGGCTACCTGAACCTCGCGGGCGTGCGACCGGCCGACCAGCCGCTGGGGCTGGCGAGTGACTACAGCGCCTTCCTGCGTGCCGGGGTACCGATCGGCGGCATCACCGCCGGTGGCTCACAACGCAAGTCGGCGACGCAGGCCCGCCTGTGGGGTGGTCGGGCCGGGGTGCCCTTCGACCCGAACTACCAGAGCCCCCGGGACACGATCGCCAACGTCGACCGCGCCACGCTGTCGATCACCGGCCCCGCGGTCGCCTTCGCCGTGGGCACCTATGCGCACTCGACCGAGGGGCCGAACGGGGTGCCGGCCCGCGGCTGA
- a CDS encoding M28 family metallopeptidase produces the protein MQRRSRAVLAGFMTVVCAAAVGGCGKQSAPPAPSAVPDAASAPAVEFAAALRDRVATDAMLGHLKKLQEIADANGGNRALGTPGYDASVDYIAQTLRDKGFDVQTGDFEVRIPFASEPVVTVGGQRVKAAPLQYTVGTSQGGVSGPLVPARTGPKPGCAASDYDGLDVKGAIVLVDRGACPFGTKQTMAAERGAAALVVANNVEGDDIGGGTLGEDVDVKIPVVSISKSDGARLRANPAAATVALDAGVRTDRTRNVVAQTKTGSTENVVMAGAHLDSVPEGPGINDNGSGSAAVLETAVQLGSSPQVKNAVRFAFWAAEEEGLVGSDEYVKTLDVEGLKDIALYLNFDMLASPNPGYFTYDGDQSAPRSDSVPRVPEGSAGIERMLSRYLDDSGKEARDTDFDGRSDYDAFTQAGIPAGGLFSGAEEKMSGEEADLWGGAADQPFDPNYHKNSDTFANLDDTALGIQGKGVAYAIGLYAQDQSGRNGVPARADRTRHLVSES, from the coding sequence ATGCAGCGGAGATCTCGGGCGGTACTGGCAGGCTTCATGACGGTCGTGTGCGCGGCGGCCGTGGGCGGATGTGGGAAGCAGTCCGCCCCGCCGGCCCCCTCGGCAGTGCCCGACGCCGCCTCTGCGCCGGCTGTGGAGTTCGCGGCGGCACTCCGGGACCGGGTCGCCACCGATGCGATGCTGGGGCACCTCAAGAAGCTGCAGGAGATCGCCGACGCCAACGGCGGCAACCGGGCCCTGGGTACGCCCGGCTACGACGCCAGCGTCGACTACATCGCTCAGACATTGCGGGACAAGGGTTTCGACGTCCAGACCGGTGACTTCGAGGTGCGGATTCCGTTCGCCAGCGAGCCCGTCGTCACCGTCGGGGGCCAGCGCGTGAAGGCTGCGCCGCTGCAGTACACGGTCGGAACGTCGCAGGGCGGGGTCAGCGGACCGCTGGTGCCGGCCCGCACCGGCCCGAAGCCGGGCTGCGCCGCGTCGGACTACGACGGTCTGGACGTCAAGGGCGCGATCGTGTTGGTCGACCGCGGGGCGTGCCCGTTCGGGACGAAGCAGACCATGGCCGCCGAACGAGGGGCGGCCGCGCTGGTCGTCGCGAACAACGTCGAGGGGGACGACATCGGCGGCGGGACGCTGGGGGAGGACGTCGACGTCAAGATTCCCGTGGTCAGCATCTCCAAGTCCGACGGCGCCCGGCTGCGGGCCAACCCTGCCGCAGCGACAGTCGCTCTCGACGCGGGCGTCCGCACCGACCGCACCCGTAACGTCGTCGCCCAGACCAAGACGGGCTCGACCGAGAACGTGGTGATGGCAGGCGCGCACCTCGACAGCGTCCCGGAGGGGCCCGGCATCAACGACAACGGCTCCGGTTCGGCCGCGGTACTGGAAACCGCTGTGCAACTGGGTAGTTCACCGCAGGTGAAGAACGCGGTCCGGTTCGCCTTCTGGGCGGCCGAGGAGGAGGGCCTGGTGGGGTCCGACGAGTACGTGAAGACCCTCGACGTCGAGGGCCTCAAGGACATCGCGCTGTACCTCAACTTCGACATGCTGGCCTCCCCGAACCCGGGCTACTTCACCTACGACGGTGACCAGTCCGCGCCCCGGTCGGACAGCGTGCCGCGGGTTCCGGAGGGCTCGGCGGGGATCGAGCGGATGCTGTCGAGATATCTCGACGATTCGGGCAAGGAGGCGCGCGACACCGATTTCGACGGGCGCTCGGACTACGACGCCTTCACTCAGGCGGGGATCCCGGCCGGCGGGCTGTTCTCCGGTGCCGAGGAGAAGATGAGTGGCGAGGAGGCCGATCTCTGGGGCGGCGCGGCGGATCAACCGTTCGATCCCAACTACCACAAGAATTCGGACACGTTCGCCAATCTCGACGACACCGCGCTCGGCATTCAGGGCAAGGGGGTGGCCTACGCGATCGGTCTGTACGCCCAGGATCAGAGTGGGCGCAACGGCGTACCCGCCCGCGCCGACCGCACGCGGCACCTGGTCTCCGAATCGTGA